From Alteromonas australica, one genomic window encodes:
- a CDS encoding LytR/AlgR family response regulator transcription factor, whose protein sequence is MIALVFLQSVSQATKLVSLLCDLDVFDTIYHAENEQDCSALLQQNQNALSFLPVGFASLCPPSSCWVAVGETTSDALTAFNHSAQGFVHVPFDEKQLECVIQRLTLHCEKAHHRRQYQRLVKGLCIQYGVNEHALLATLRRQHALIKAPGIVSVKAQDGWCCLQPRDIKWIEACGDYMEIHTLDRRLLVRSTLCQLMQKLGHEYYLRCNRSVAVNLDFVDKIDKVGSQLHVILDDGQRFKMSRRYQTPQWHPTKAASMLAELQ, encoded by the coding sequence ATGATTGCATTGGTTTTTCTACAATCGGTAAGTCAGGCAACAAAGCTTGTAAGTTTGCTTTGTGATCTGGATGTTTTCGACACTATTTATCATGCCGAGAATGAGCAAGACTGTAGTGCGTTGTTGCAGCAAAATCAGAACGCTTTAAGCTTTTTACCCGTAGGTTTCGCGTCACTTTGCCCGCCTTCTTCGTGCTGGGTGGCGGTGGGCGAAACCACATCCGATGCCTTAACGGCTTTTAACCATTCTGCCCAAGGGTTTGTTCATGTGCCCTTTGATGAAAAGCAGTTGGAATGCGTCATTCAGCGCTTAACCCTTCATTGCGAAAAAGCACATCATCGCAGACAATATCAACGCTTGGTGAAGGGGCTATGCATTCAATATGGTGTGAATGAGCACGCGCTTTTGGCTACGCTTCGTCGTCAACACGCGCTTATTAAAGCGCCAGGTATCGTCAGTGTGAAAGCGCAAGATGGGTGGTGTTGTTTACAACCACGGGATATTAAGTGGATTGAAGCGTGTGGGGATTATATGGAAATTCATACCCTTGATAGGCGTTTGTTAGTACGTTCAACCCTATGTCAACTGATGCAAAAGTTAGGGCATGAATATTACCTAAGGTGTAACCGTTCGGTTGCGGTTAATCTCGACTTTGTAGATAAAATAGACAAAGTAGGGAGTCAGCTTCATGTCATATTAGATGATGGTCAGCGGTTTAAGATGAGCCGACGTTATCAAACGCCGCAATGGCATCCTACAAAAGCGGCGTCTATGCTTGCTGAACTGCAGTAA
- a CDS encoding Lcl C-terminal domain-containing protein, whose amino-acid sequence MKILLPALASFAIMSVQVSAQTCLSSGLETTPETDFSEVTSSTYLHDTTDLVWKRCAEGQTWDGTTCDGEAVKYTWQEALQLAQEASNEDLLGWRLPNVKELASIAERQCVRPAVNSTLFPETPPDDFWTSTPSSDDPDRAWVVAFFNASHSIKEKDRYIYVRLVRTYTDD is encoded by the coding sequence ATGAAAATTTTACTACCCGCATTGGCGTCGTTTGCAATAATGTCTGTTCAGGTGTCGGCACAAACCTGTTTATCCAGTGGTTTAGAAACCACGCCTGAAACTGATTTTAGTGAAGTAACCAGCAGCACGTACTTGCACGATACTACAGATTTAGTTTGGAAACGATGTGCAGAAGGGCAAACTTGGGATGGCACCACCTGCGACGGTGAAGCGGTGAAATACACATGGCAAGAAGCATTGCAGTTAGCGCAAGAAGCCAGTAACGAAGATTTATTAGGATGGCGATTACCTAATGTAAAAGAGCTGGCGTCTATTGCAGAGCGCCAGTGTGTACGCCCAGCGGTAAATAGCACGCTATTTCCAGAAACCCCACCGGATGACTTTTGGACTTCAACACCGTCCTCAGACGATCCTGATAGGGCTTGGGTGGTCGCATTCTTTAACGCGAGTCACTCCATAAAAGAGAAAGATCGCTACATTTACGTGCGTTTAGTGAGAACTTACACCGACGATTAA
- a CDS encoding CidA/LrgA family protein, translating into MNKAVKWLLGWAMVLFCYYSGVFLSAHFDLVLPGTLIGLFLLLGALFTFHIVEPLVSTAVAPLLKHMSVLFVPAVLGVSVYWPDIQRHGIAIVVAVVMFTAFSLGVTAKIASKLMRHRHPQGERGNQ; encoded by the coding sequence ATGAATAAAGCAGTAAAATGGCTGTTAGGTTGGGCCATGGTACTTTTTTGCTATTATTCTGGTGTTTTTCTTTCTGCCCATTTTGATTTAGTACTCCCAGGTACCCTAATTGGGTTGTTTTTGCTGCTAGGGGCTTTGTTTACTTTCCACATTGTTGAGCCTTTGGTTTCTACCGCCGTTGCGCCACTACTAAAACATATGTCAGTTTTATTTGTACCTGCCGTGCTTGGTGTGTCTGTGTATTGGCCCGACATTCAGCGCCATGGCATAGCGATTGTGGTTGCTGTGGTTATGTTTACTGCATTTAGCTTGGGAGTTACGGCTAAAATTGCTAGTAAATTAATGCGGCATAGACACCCGCAGGGTGAAAGGGGGAACCAGTGA
- a CDS encoding DUF3718 domain-containing protein, with protein sequence MSMSRRVTLSALVCMSFALAAGSANARDYPKEIEGDLIAVCEAIKSDNRLALMRAVKRSRLSFQTLNKGLVCNGQDMLTFALTHNASTTGKLIARRTNADSATLTAKR encoded by the coding sequence ATGTCTATGTCACGCCGCGTTACCTTATCTGCACTAGTTTGTATGTCGTTTGCTTTAGCTGCTGGTTCAGCAAACGCGAGGGATTATCCAAAGGAAATTGAAGGCGATCTTATTGCTGTGTGTGAAGCAATAAAGAGTGATAACCGTCTAGCCTTAATGCGCGCAGTAAAGCGCAGCCGTTTAAGCTTTCAAACCCTTAATAAAGGCTTAGTGTGTAACGGCCAAGACATGTTGACCTTTGCGCTTACACATAATGCTTCTACCACGGGTAAACTTATTGCTCGCCGCACCAATGCCGACAGTGCCACGCTTACTGCTAAACGTTAA
- a CDS encoding PAS domain-containing protein, translating into MSQQLDELLEFHWMMDMLQSVDVGIVVFNRQYQIQVWNGFMESHSGMLPSEVRDKSLFDLFPAIKEDWFKKKSNPVFDLKTRAFMTWEQRPYLFKFPNYRPITGSESFMYQNITLTPLTSATGKVDYVSMMIYDMTDVAVGKKQLEALQVSISEAQERNQSLL; encoded by the coding sequence ATGAGCCAGCAATTAGATGAGTTATTAGAATTTCACTGGATGATGGACATGTTGCAATCCGTGGACGTGGGTATTGTCGTGTTCAATCGACAGTACCAAATTCAGGTATGGAATGGGTTCATGGAAAGTCACAGTGGTATGCTACCCAGTGAAGTCCGCGACAAATCGTTATTTGACCTCTTTCCGGCCATCAAAGAAGACTGGTTTAAGAAGAAGTCTAACCCCGTATTTGACCTAAAAACCCGCGCCTTTATGACATGGGAACAGCGTCCATATTTATTCAAGTTTCCCAACTACCGGCCGATTACAGGTAGTGAGTCATTTATGTATCAAAATATCACGTTAACGCCGCTGACCTCGGCGACCGGTAAGGTTGATTACGTCAGTATGATGATTTACGACATGACAGACGTGGCTGTAGGGAAAAAGCAACTTGAGGCGCTACAGGTATCAATATCAGAGGCGCAAGAGCGCAATCAATCCCTGCTATAA
- a CDS encoding LrgB family protein — protein MSDILSTTLSITGGVWLSLTLIAYAAALVVNKYCKGHPLAHPLITTSAIISLALLVSQVSVTNYQTAASFLHWLLGPATVALALPIYRQWHVLKHYGWRLLLSIVIGGVIAPITAWLGLWVSSASTALQMSMLVKSITTPLAMETASQINGIPALAAVFVIMTGIAGAIMSTWVFQLCKVKDTQAQGIALGTVAHAVGTAKALQLGDDVAAMATLGLCVNGIVTAIVLPVFFIGS, from the coding sequence GTGAGCGATATTCTCTCTACAACACTATCTATCACGGGCGGGGTTTGGCTAAGCCTTACCTTAATCGCCTACGCCGCTGCGCTTGTTGTGAATAAATACTGCAAAGGGCACCCGCTTGCCCATCCCCTCATTACCACTTCCGCGATAATTAGCTTGGCCCTGTTAGTGAGTCAGGTGTCGGTGACAAACTATCAAACGGCCGCAAGTTTCCTTCATTGGTTACTAGGCCCTGCAACAGTGGCATTGGCGCTACCCATTTACCGACAATGGCATGTGCTAAAGCACTACGGTTGGCGCTTACTTCTTAGTATCGTTATTGGCGGCGTGATTGCGCCCATTACGGCATGGCTAGGGTTATGGGTAAGCAGCGCTTCCACCGCCTTACAAATGAGCATGCTGGTTAAATCCATTACTACCCCTTTGGCCATGGAAACCGCAAGCCAAATTAACGGTATTCCCGCACTTGCCGCAGTGTTTGTCATTATGACAGGAATTGCGGGGGCAATTATGTCAACCTGGGTTTTTCAGCTGTGCAAGGTTAAGGACACCCAAGCACAAGGGATAGCGCTTGGTACAGTGGCACACGCTGTGGGTACTGCAAAAGCATTGCAATTGGGTGATGATGTGGCTGCAATGGCAACGTTAGGCTTATGTGTCAATGGTATTGTTACTGCCATTGTGTTGCCTGTATTTTTTATTGGCTCTTAG
- a CDS encoding response regulator gives MFSVLVCDDSLVARKQVAKCLPQDWDVAVHFAKNGQEAVTALSEGKGDLLLLDLNMPVLDGYGTLEAIKNQGLNTKVIVISGDIQPEAYDRVTALGALDFIRKPVNPKTLNEMLEKHQIRHIEVEEEVEQTPLDPDIRDCYQEITNIAMGQAGDHLARIMNVFVRLPIPNVNLIEVSELHMMLSDIESHEQVTAVCQGFLGPGISGEALCILSDSSFEDVAKILNVEGEVDDQLQLELLMDAASILIGTCLSGLAVQMDVNFSQGHPIVLGQHRAITEIISMNQMQWKRTLAIELSYGLEGYNVQCDLILLFTEESMKTMNAKLAHLLEDM, from the coding sequence ATGTTTTCTGTACTCGTCTGTGACGATTCACTGGTTGCTCGCAAGCAAGTGGCTAAATGTTTACCGCAGGATTGGGATGTGGCGGTTCATTTTGCTAAAAATGGCCAAGAAGCCGTGACAGCGCTGAGCGAGGGGAAAGGAGATCTTCTACTACTCGACCTAAATATGCCGGTATTAGACGGGTATGGCACGCTAGAGGCAATAAAAAATCAAGGTTTAAATACCAAGGTCATTGTTATTTCCGGTGATATACAACCGGAAGCCTATGATCGTGTTACCGCGTTAGGCGCACTCGATTTCATTCGCAAACCGGTTAATCCTAAAACCTTGAATGAAATGCTCGAAAAGCATCAAATCCGACATATTGAAGTGGAAGAGGAAGTTGAGCAAACTCCCTTAGATCCAGATATTCGCGACTGCTACCAAGAAATTACCAATATTGCGATGGGGCAGGCAGGAGATCACTTAGCTCGCATCATGAACGTATTCGTGCGTTTACCCATTCCTAATGTCAATCTTATTGAAGTGTCTGAATTGCATATGATGTTGTCAGATATTGAAAGCCATGAGCAGGTAACCGCGGTGTGTCAGGGCTTCCTAGGGCCGGGCATCAGTGGCGAAGCGCTGTGCATTTTGAGTGATTCCAGCTTTGAAGACGTGGCTAAAATACTCAATGTGGAAGGTGAGGTAGACGATCAACTACAGCTTGAACTGCTAATGGATGCCGCCAGCATACTCATTGGCACCTGCTTAAGCGGGTTAGCGGTGCAAATGGATGTGAATTTTAGTCAGGGGCATCCTATTGTCTTGGGCCAACACAGAGCCATTACAGAAATTATCAGTATGAATCAAATGCAGTGGAAACGTACCCTTGCCATTGAATTAAGCTATGGACTAGAGGGCTATAACGTACAATGCGATCTTATACTGCTCTTTACCGAAGAGTCGATGAAAACCATGAACGCTAAGTTAGCTCACTTGTTGGAGGATATGTAA
- a CDS encoding Lcl C-terminal domain-containing protein, which produces MQIRSVAYAKRALFTVATVFFLSSCGGGGSDANSDSGTDTDNDSELLVNAGPDDTVTEGATYSLSAEVTGGDGEYTYNWTASPSLTLTHEDTSSSQASFTAPAVSVATEYTLTVSVNDTSGNADSDFTIITVSPVNIAPVADISVPEWEGLEENYFPGGVEVILDGSASSDEDASDSSDAISEYSWTQTDGTNVIVGEETNLSTLTFTTPILNDEESITFQLEVTDSEGATDTATVTLTVQSKSDTLPVVDAGYSQGVFSGEIIILEGTASTSISEAEPLTYSWGQSNNVSASEYVASEKGGYVSIKAIDDTDALSTFAIAPSVSEYTVVAYTLTVTDAFGNQVEDTINVGVRVMPTPLINDTGFLQQATDNALTQAQQNDWPGQDGQRGADIVEQNGYIEKAGRGKAGFDFTRLNANGDEQDASADTWSCVRDNVTGLVWEVKTDDGGLQDKDYLYSWYSDDTNGGYAGDENGDDTSCSLTSCNTQAYENALNEQGLCGFYDWRMPTHHELFTLMHLGLSDSIAIDEDYFPYTGTVGTDPVWYWTSVPSADGVNSEDAQNAWALDFDSGVDNFLNKSSAARVRLVRAGR; this is translated from the coding sequence ATGCAAATTAGAAGTGTTGCGTATGCCAAGCGTGCGCTTTTCACTGTTGCCACAGTTTTCTTTTTATCTTCATGCGGTGGTGGCGGCTCTGATGCCAATTCAGACAGCGGTACCGACACCGATAATGACAGTGAATTGCTCGTGAATGCGGGCCCTGACGATACAGTCACTGAAGGCGCCACCTATTCGCTGAGCGCTGAAGTTACCGGAGGTGACGGGGAATACACGTACAATTGGACCGCGTCGCCTTCACTCACACTTACCCATGAAGATACCAGTTCATCTCAAGCAAGTTTTACCGCGCCTGCGGTTTCGGTGGCCACGGAATATACGCTTACCGTGTCAGTAAACGATACGTCAGGTAATGCCGACAGCGACTTCACTATTATCACCGTAAGCCCGGTTAATATCGCCCCAGTGGCGGACATTTCTGTTCCCGAATGGGAAGGGCTTGAAGAAAATTACTTTCCTGGCGGCGTGGAGGTAATACTTGATGGCTCAGCTAGCTCCGATGAAGATGCCAGTGACTCGAGCGACGCTATTAGTGAATACAGCTGGACACAGACCGACGGCACCAATGTGATTGTGGGTGAAGAAACAAATTTATCGACGCTTACCTTCACCACGCCTATTTTAAATGACGAAGAAAGCATTACCTTTCAATTGGAAGTCACCGACAGCGAAGGCGCAACCGACACGGCCACAGTAACACTCACTGTGCAATCAAAAAGCGATACTTTACCCGTTGTGGATGCTGGTTATTCTCAAGGGGTATTTAGCGGTGAAATCATTATTTTAGAAGGCACTGCTAGCACCAGTATTTCAGAGGCTGAACCTCTTACATACAGTTGGGGGCAAAGTAATAATGTGTCGGCGTCAGAGTATGTCGCAAGTGAGAAAGGCGGGTATGTAAGCATTAAAGCCATCGACGACACTGATGCATTGTCTACCTTTGCTATTGCACCTTCGGTCAGTGAGTACACTGTGGTTGCTTACACGCTAACGGTCACCGATGCTTTTGGCAATCAAGTGGAAGATACCATTAACGTGGGGGTAAGAGTAATGCCCACGCCACTTATCAACGACACAGGTTTTTTACAGCAAGCCACAGACAATGCGCTAACACAGGCGCAACAAAACGACTGGCCCGGCCAAGATGGCCAACGAGGTGCTGACATTGTGGAGCAAAATGGTTATATCGAAAAAGCAGGGCGAGGAAAAGCCGGTTTCGATTTTACGCGTTTAAATGCTAACGGCGACGAGCAAGATGCCAGCGCCGACACCTGGTCATGCGTGCGAGACAATGTGACAGGTTTAGTGTGGGAAGTGAAAACCGACGACGGTGGTTTGCAAGACAAAGACTACCTTTACTCTTGGTATAGCGATGACACCAATGGTGGCTATGCGGGTGACGAAAATGGTGACGACACCTCGTGTTCATTGACCAGCTGCAATACTCAAGCCTACGAGAACGCGTTAAATGAACAGGGACTATGTGGCTTTTACGATTGGCGCATGCCGACGCATCATGAACTATTTACCCTTATGCATTTAGGTTTATCAGACAGTATAGCCATAGATGAAGATTACTTTCCCTACACCGGAACGGTGGGAACCGATCCTGTATGGTACTGGACTTCGGTTCCCAGTGCTGATGGTGTGAATAGTGAAGATGCACAAAACGCCTGGGCACTGGATTTCGACTCAGGTGTAGATAACTTTTTAAACAAGTCTTCTGCGGCAAGAGTTCGCTTAGTGAGAGCTGGGAGATAG